One part of the Vicia villosa cultivar HV-30 ecotype Madison, WI unplaced genomic scaffold, Vvil1.0 ctg.005485F_1_1, whole genome shotgun sequence genome encodes these proteins:
- the LOC131642637 gene encoding uncharacterized protein LOC131642637, translating to MEESSNTSILSNGRTRPKCGHDLPMKMFISKSKANPGRKYWKCKHWGKEEDCELFLWDDEYFGVDVSKEDRLVCTCETVAHQIKMLTKEMEDLKITIDNTRKVVKFVISIVACYCVFYGIGLGRM from the exons ATGGAAGAAAGCTCAAACACAAGCATCCTCTCTAATGGAAGAACAAGACCCAAATGTGGACACGATCTCCCAATGAAAATGTTTATTTCCAAATCCAAAGCAAATCCAGGGAGAAAATACTGGAAGTGCAAGCACTGGGGG AAAGAGGAGGATTGCGAGCTGTTTCTATGGGATGATGAGTATTTTGGAGTGGACGTTTCAAAGGAAGATCGTTTGGTCTGTACGTGCGAGACTGTCGCTCACCAGATTAAGATGCTCACGAAGGAGATGGAAGACTTGAAGATTACTATTGACAACACTAGAAAAGTAGTGAAATTTGTGATATCAATAGTTGCTTGTTACTGTGTGTTTTATGGTATAGGCTTAGGTAGAATGTAA